The Kordia sp. SMS9 genome window below encodes:
- a CDS encoding MFS transporter — translation MSNKTATRDRVPFVQKISFGSGHFVLNILPGTLGVFIQYFLLTAFGMDPFLAGLLGGLPRIFDAITDPIMGFISDNTKSKWGRRRPYIFFGAIFSGIMFILMWQIDENDPEMYNFWYIMILQVIFLIGNTVFATPLIGLGYEMTSDYKERTRLMAFSNTMGQIAWMIVPWLYFIIPDQNYFATQAEGVRFMAVVVGVICIVFGIIPAIFCRGIDSANMANRKEINMKSLSSNLKDLFQGIKQISKNKPFMKLCGATFLVFNGFQMVAAFSVYIIVFYMYEGSYEAAGTWPAWFNTVNAMATAFLIIPIISWMANKVGKRKAFLISTFISIIGYILKWWAFDIDNPYLVFMPIPLMAFGLGGLFTLMMSMTADVCDLDELENGMPRKEGTFGAIYWWMVKLGQAIALILGGLVLKLIGFDGNLPKQTAETLYQLRVADITIPAITAALALIVMWKYSLNEKRAVEIKEELVRRRGEL, via the coding sequence ATGTCAAATAAAACAGCCACCAGAGATAGAGTTCCTTTTGTTCAAAAAATTTCATTTGGTTCTGGTCATTTTGTATTAAATATTTTACCTGGTACATTAGGAGTTTTCATTCAATACTTTCTATTAACTGCTTTTGGAATGGACCCTTTTCTTGCGGGGCTATTAGGAGGCTTGCCTAGAATATTTGATGCAATTACGGATCCTATCATGGGATTCATATCAGATAATACAAAATCTAAATGGGGTAGAAGAAGACCTTACATATTCTTCGGAGCTATTTTTAGCGGAATCATGTTTATTTTAATGTGGCAAATTGACGAGAATGACCCAGAGATGTATAATTTTTGGTACATAATGATTTTGCAAGTTATATTCTTAATAGGAAATACGGTATTTGCTACGCCTTTAATTGGTTTGGGATACGAAATGACTTCTGATTATAAAGAACGCACAAGATTAATGGCATTCTCCAACACTATGGGACAAATTGCATGGATGATAGTACCATGGTTATATTTCATAATCCCTGATCAAAACTATTTTGCTACACAAGCAGAAGGTGTTAGATTCATGGCTGTCGTAGTAGGTGTAATTTGTATTGTTTTCGGAATCATACCAGCAATATTTTGTAGAGGAATTGATTCTGCAAATATGGCAAACCGTAAAGAAATTAACATGAAATCGTTATCTTCAAATTTAAAAGATCTTTTTCAAGGGATCAAACAGATTTCTAAAAACAAACCTTTTATGAAACTTTGCGGAGCTACATTTTTAGTATTCAATGGTTTCCAAATGGTAGCAGCATTTAGTGTATATATCATTGTATTTTATATGTATGAAGGAAGTTATGAAGCAGCAGGAACTTGGCCTGCATGGTTTAATACTGTAAATGCTATGGCAACAGCATTTTTAATCATACCAATTATTTCATGGATGGCAAACAAAGTAGGAAAAAGAAAGGCTTTCTTAATATCTACTTTCATCTCTATTATTGGCTACATTCTCAAGTGGTGGGCTTTCGATATCGACAATCCTTATTTAGTATTTATGCCTATTCCATTAATGGCATTTGGTCTTGGAGGATTATTCACACTTATGATGTCTATGACAGCCGATGTATGTGATTTGGATGAATTAGAAAACGGAATGCCACGTAAAGAAGGTACATTTGGTGCTATTTACTGGTGGATGGTAAAACTAGGGCAAGCGATAGCATTAATCCTAGGAGGATTAGTATTAAAGTTAATCGGATTTGATGGTAACTTACCTAAACAAACAGCAGAAACGTTATATCAATTGCGTGTAGCAGATATTACTATTCCAGCAATTACAGCTGCCTTAGCATTAATAGTAATGTGGAAATATAGCTTAAACGAAAAAAGAGCGGTCGAAATCAAAGAAGAATTAGTAAGAAGAAGAGGAGAATTATAA
- a CDS encoding glycoside hydrolase family 30 protein, whose protein sequence is MKKIQTYSLIMLLIMITACKEKEQKPLVKQLEAEVYETSESGNKLTKLTTFNSVKDTLTKTTLITLTPAKEYQTITGFGGAFTESSAYLLNKLSKKNRDFIIKAYFDKDHANYSLTRTHMNSCDFSLSNYSYTPVAGDVNLEHFTIEEDMDDLIPMIKDAMAASQDGFKIFASPWTAAPWMKDNNAWVGGKLLKKYYDTWALFFSKYVDAYKAEGIDIWGFTVENEPHGNGNNWESMHYTPEEMTDFVQNHLGPKLEKDGKGDLIILGYDQNRAGLKEWVDVMFKDEASSKYYDGTAIHWYESTYKIYAEDLQYAHNKAPNKYLIETEGCIDAQVPVWKDDAWYWKKEATDWGWDWAKEEEKYLHPKYAPVNRYARDIIGCLNNWVDGWVDWNMVLDKQGGPNWFKNWCIAPIIVDPDADEVYMTPLYYTMVHFSKYIRPGAKIIDANNTDKDLMVTAAKNPDGSIAVVVFNEGKTEKYFSLHLGETSKSISINPQAIQTIVITN, encoded by the coding sequence ATGAAAAAAATACAAACATATAGCCTTATAATGCTACTCATTATGATTACAGCTTGCAAAGAAAAAGAGCAAAAGCCTTTGGTAAAACAGCTTGAAGCAGAAGTATATGAAACTTCCGAAAGTGGAAACAAACTTACAAAACTAACCACATTCAATTCGGTAAAAGATACACTGACAAAAACGACTTTGATTACGTTAACTCCTGCGAAAGAATACCAAACCATTACAGGTTTTGGAGGCGCATTTACGGAATCATCTGCGTATCTATTAAACAAATTGAGCAAAAAAAATAGAGACTTCATTATAAAAGCATACTTTGATAAAGATCACGCCAATTACTCGCTTACGCGTACACACATGAATTCGTGCGACTTTTCATTGTCAAACTATTCATATACACCTGTAGCTGGCGATGTAAATTTGGAACACTTTACCATTGAAGAAGATATGGACGATCTCATTCCAATGATTAAAGATGCCATGGCAGCTTCACAAGATGGTTTCAAAATATTTGCATCTCCGTGGACAGCAGCACCTTGGATGAAAGATAACAATGCTTGGGTAGGAGGAAAACTCTTGAAAAAATATTACGATACATGGGCATTATTCTTCTCAAAATATGTAGATGCGTACAAAGCAGAAGGTATTGATATTTGGGGATTCACCGTAGAAAATGAACCACATGGAAACGGAAACAACTGGGAAAGTATGCACTATACCCCAGAAGAAATGACCGATTTCGTACAAAATCACTTAGGACCAAAACTTGAAAAAGACGGAAAAGGTGATTTAATCATTTTAGGATACGATCAAAATCGTGCAGGACTCAAAGAATGGGTAGACGTAATGTTTAAAGATGAAGCTTCTTCCAAATACTATGACGGAACTGCAATTCACTGGTATGAAAGTACCTATAAAATATATGCTGAAGATTTGCAATATGCACACAACAAAGCGCCAAATAAATATTTAATAGAAACTGAAGGCTGTATAGATGCACAAGTTCCTGTTTGGAAAGATGATGCTTGGTATTGGAAAAAAGAAGCAACTGATTGGGGTTGGGATTGGGCAAAAGAAGAAGAAAAATACTTGCACCCAAAATATGCTCCAGTAAATCGGTATGCACGTGATATCATCGGATGTCTTAACAATTGGGTTGACGGTTGGGTAGACTGGAACATGGTGTTAGACAAACAAGGCGGACCAAACTGGTTTAAAAACTGGTGTATCGCGCCAATCATCGTTGATCCAGATGCGGATGAAGTATACATGACGCCATTATATTACACCATGGTACATTTCAGTAAGTACATTCGCCCTGGCGCAAAAATTATCGACGCAAACAACACAGACAAAGACTTAATGGTGACTGCGGCAAAAAATCCTGACGGAAGCATTGCGGTAGTTGTATTCAATGAGGGTAAAACCGAAAAATACTTTTCACTTCACCTTGGTGAAACATCAAAATCAATATCAATTAACCCACAAGCGATTCAAACTATCGTGATAACCAATTAA